In the Candidatus Electrothrix rattekaaiensis genome, one interval contains:
- a CDS encoding type II toxin-antitoxin system prevent-host-death family antitoxin → MVKVALSEFRAHMSKYLMYVLEGQEILLTSRGKEIAELRQPVNRQEAAREKLARIAATAETGDVISPVIDDLGAAR, encoded by the coding sequence ATGGTTAAAGTTGCTTTATCAGAATTTCGGGCACACATGTCCAAGTATCTCATGTATGTTCTGGAGGGACAGGAAATCCTGCTTACTTCCCGAGGTAAGGAAATTGCCGAACTCAGACAGCCCGTCAACCGACAGGAGGCCGCCAGAGAGAAATTGGCCCGGATAGCCGCAACAGCCGAGACAGGCGACGTTATTTCTCCAGTTATTGATGATTTGGGAGCTGCCCGGTGA
- a CDS encoding radical SAM protein, with protein sequence MRMNPEPLLVIPVFIPHEGCPHCCVFCNQRKISGFTEKSVTTEDVRATVQTWLDRDGPAQRKVQVAFYGGSFTGLPQARQEELLGAVAPFLDQGRVQSLRLSTRPDYIDQKRVALLRRYGVSTVELGVQSMNDRVLALAKRGHSAADVDRSVPLLRQARMEVGIQLLLGLSGDTRTTLRQTVEQVITLRPDFIRIYPLLVVQHSELAEQYKQGEYTPFTLDKAVVLATWMKQRFDQAGIRVVRMGLQAGPELEASLLAGPWHPAFGELVASRLMLRRTRKLLAQVSSERMVEVRINERDQSVFRGMRSANVKRLQQLGLWQRIVLKTDSALPRGAVRG encoded by the coding sequence ATGCGGATGAATCCCGAGCCTCTCTTGGTTATTCCTGTTTTCATCCCCCATGAGGGCTGCCCCCATTGCTGTGTGTTTTGTAATCAGCGGAAGATTAGCGGGTTCACAGAAAAATCCGTGACAACCGAAGATGTACGGGCAACCGTACAGACTTGGCTTGACAGGGACGGCCCGGCTCAGCGCAAGGTTCAGGTTGCCTTTTACGGGGGGAGTTTTACCGGCTTGCCGCAGGCCCGACAGGAGGAGTTGCTTGGGGCGGTTGCGCCTTTTCTGGACCAGGGCAGGGTGCAGAGTCTTCGTTTATCCACCCGGCCTGATTATATTGATCAGAAACGCGTTGCCCTGTTGCGCCGCTACGGGGTCTCCACGGTGGAACTCGGGGTGCAGTCCATGAACGACCGGGTGCTGGCCCTGGCAAAGCGCGGCCACAGTGCTGCTGATGTAGATAGGTCTGTCCCTCTTCTCCGGCAAGCCAGGATGGAGGTCGGTATTCAGTTGCTGCTGGGCTTGTCGGGCGATACTCGGACGACGCTGCGACAAACCGTTGAGCAGGTCATCACCTTGCGCCCTGATTTTATCCGCATCTATCCTCTCCTGGTGGTGCAGCATAGCGAATTGGCAGAGCAATATAAGCAGGGAGAATATACGCCCTTCACCCTGGATAAGGCCGTGGTGCTGGCCACCTGGATGAAACAGCGTTTTGATCAGGCCGGTATTCGGGTGGTGCGCATGGGCTTGCAGGCCGGTCCAGAGCTGGAAGCCTCTTTGCTGGCTGGCCCTTGGCATCCGGCTTTTGGTGAGCTGGTGGCCTCCCGTTTGATGTTACGGCGGACGAGAAAGTTACTGGCGCAGGTTTCCTCTGAGAGGATGGTGGAAGTACGTATTAATGAACGGGATCAGTCGGTGTTTCGCGGGATGAGATCCGCCAATGTCAAGCGGCTGCAACAGCTTGGGCTTTGGCAGCGTATTGTCCTGAAAACAGATTCCGCCCTGCCGCGTGGTGCGGTGAGGGGCTAA
- a CDS encoding type II toxin-antitoxin system VapC family toxin, with the protein MIILDTCVFIWLGLEQEKLTSAAMSAIQSNRSAISDITFLEIGYLVRKNRLKISCTASDFANLVVDAHDIEVISITPEIVETALGFPEEVNNDPADRIISATAVIHESRLVTSDRNLLKVEQIPTVW; encoded by the coding sequence GTGATTATTCTGGATACCTGCGTCTTTATCTGGCTCGGACTTGAGCAGGAGAAGTTGACATCGGCTGCGATGTCGGCAATTCAATCAAACCGATCAGCAATATCCGATATAACTTTTCTGGAAATCGGCTATCTTGTTCGGAAGAACAGATTGAAGATCTCCTGCACTGCCTCCGACTTCGCAAATCTGGTTGTTGATGCGCATGATATCGAGGTAATATCAATTACACCTGAGATTGTGGAAACAGCCTTGGGTTTCCCTGAAGAAGTCAACAACGACCCTGCCGACAGGATTATAAGTGCCACTGCTGTCATCCATGAATCCCGCCTCGTCACTTCTGACAGGAATTTGCTGAAGGTCGAGCAAATTCCCACTGTTTGGTGA
- a CDS encoding BLUF domain-containing protein — protein MSLNKNKNEQEGDDHEGVDRLLLKSKNNNSWNNELMHLIIYISDYTGKDKDIGRDLIKIQKSSVKNNPDLGITGVLFYHNGNFLQVLEGMQENLEKLMTVLEQDPRHARITRIVDTEVVKRGFPDWQMDVFNLDADAVLKRRDLIAYEEMFSTQCNMDADLFIKLLDSLYKDAKLYKLVTE, from the coding sequence ATGAGCCTTAACAAAAACAAAAATGAGCAGGAGGGAGATGACCATGAAGGTGTTGATCGTTTACTACTCAAATCAAAAAATAACAATTCCTGGAATAACGAACTCATGCATCTGATAATTTACATAAGTGACTACACCGGGAAGGACAAGGATATCGGAAGAGATCTTATAAAGATCCAAAAATCATCCGTCAAAAACAACCCCGATCTCGGCATTACCGGTGTGCTGTTCTATCATAACGGTAATTTTCTCCAGGTACTCGAAGGCATGCAGGAGAACCTGGAAAAACTCATGACCGTTCTTGAACAGGATCCTCGCCATGCACGAATCACTCGGATTGTCGACACAGAGGTGGTAAAAAGAGGATTCCCAGACTGGCAGATGGATGTCTTTAATCTGGATGCTGACGCGGTGCTCAAACGAAGAGACCTGATCGCATACGAAGAAATGTTTTCTACGCAATGCAACATGGATGCTGATCTGTTTATAAAACTGCTGGATTCTCTCTATAAAGACGCTAAACTGTACAAATTAGTTACTGAATAA
- a CDS encoding sigma-54 dependent transcriptional regulator, with amino-acid sequence MRNFLLVSRDHEVLTVFEKSCIEKAGIFACSSLVEALSILNTHRCEFLFVDMEILRRTAQNNASGYKAVLQPFWLRYPSLDIVVMTSQEMLREAVSTVKQGASDYLMYPVIADEIRLIINNLKDSQQVQSELDYLRDQFWDRDSAPFVHTECPAMNKVFEDVRAVAPTKSTVLLTGETGTGKGVLAGLIHKHSNRRDEPFISVHCGAIPDTLLESELFGHEKGAFTGAIKKKQGRFEVANSGTIFLDEIGTITPSAQIKLLQVLQDGLLQRVGSEQDTRVNVRVIAATNEDLKQLCEEKKFRNDLYYRLNVFPIELPPLRDRKEDIPGLTEGFIRRFNRLYAKEIVDIHPQVIDAFLKYSWPGNIRELENIIERSCIIERSSLLLPDSFPAELFVYDDTLTRIQMDTMLPLAEVRRRGIEEIERCYLKEVLSSKKGKINRSAEAAGVSTRQLHKLMRKYGLKREEFRR; translated from the coding sequence ATGCGTAATTTTTTACTTGTAAGTCGAGACCATGAGGTCTTGACAGTGTTTGAAAAAAGCTGCATTGAAAAGGCAGGCATCTTTGCCTGCTCGTCTTTAGTTGAGGCGTTAAGCATCTTGAACACCCATCGCTGTGAGTTTCTCTTTGTCGACATGGAAATCCTCCGGCGCACAGCTCAAAATAATGCAAGCGGTTACAAGGCGGTATTGCAACCCTTTTGGCTCCGGTACCCGAGTCTGGATATCGTGGTCATGACCTCTCAGGAAATGCTGCGAGAGGCTGTCTCCACGGTAAAACAGGGGGCCAGCGATTATCTTATGTACCCTGTCATTGCCGATGAAATTCGCCTGATCATCAACAACCTGAAGGATTCTCAGCAGGTTCAGTCCGAGCTTGACTATCTCCGTGATCAGTTCTGGGATCGGGACTCAGCTCCTTTTGTCCATACTGAATGCCCGGCCATGAATAAGGTGTTTGAAGATGTCCGTGCTGTGGCACCTACCAAGAGCACGGTGCTGCTCACAGGCGAGACCGGGACAGGCAAAGGGGTACTGGCCGGGCTTATCCATAAACACAGTAACAGACGGGATGAACCCTTTATCAGTGTCCATTGCGGGGCAATACCCGATACCCTGCTGGAGAGTGAGCTTTTCGGTCATGAGAAAGGTGCTTTTACCGGTGCGATAAAAAAAAAACAGGGTCGATTCGAGGTGGCCAATAGCGGCACGATCTTTCTTGATGAGATTGGCACCATCACACCGTCTGCCCAGATAAAACTGCTCCAAGTGCTTCAGGATGGTTTACTGCAACGGGTCGGCAGTGAACAGGACACCAGAGTAAATGTCCGGGTTATCGCGGCAACCAATGAAGATCTCAAACAACTCTGTGAAGAAAAAAAATTCCGCAACGATCTCTATTATCGCCTGAATGTCTTTCCCATTGAACTGCCGCCCCTGCGCGACCGGAAAGAGGATATTCCCGGCTTGACCGAGGGCTTTATCCGCCGATTCAACCGTTTGTATGCAAAAGAGATTGTTGATATCCATCCCCAGGTTATTGATGCCTTTCTCAAATACTCCTGGCCGGGAAATATCCGTGAGCTGGAAAATATCATTGAACGATCCTGCATCATTGAACGGTCTTCTCTTTTATTGCCGGACAGTTTTCCGGCAGAACTCTTTGTGTACGATGACACCCTGACACGAATCCAGATGGACACCATGCTTCCGCTAGCGGAAGTACGAAGGCGGGGAATTGAGGAGATTGAGCGTTGTTACCTCAAGGAGGTATTGAGCAGCAAGAAGGGAAAAATCAACCGAAGCGCGGAGGCTGCCGGAGTCAGCACCCGGCAGCTGCATAAATTAATGCGGAAGTATGGGCTGAAGCGGGAGGAGTTTAGGAGGTAG